The following are encoded together in the Erwinia sp. E602 genome:
- the betB gene encoding betaine-aldehyde dehydrogenase yields MADLQRRGLYINGQEVAGTGDIFTTVNPANGEVLAEITGASQQDIDAAVASAQAGQRIWRGYTPVERSRVLLKAVAILRERNQQLAELETADTGKPISETAAVDIVTGADVLEYYAGLATAVEGQSIPLRDSALVYTRREPLGVCAGIGAWNYPIQIALWKSAPALATGNAMVFKPSEVTPLSVLELAHIFTEAGLPDGVFNVVQGAGSVGQGLSQHPRIAKVSFTGEVNTGKRVMADAALANLKSVTMELGGKSPLIVFDDAELERAVDGAMMANFYSSGQVCTNGTRVFVQRSLLPAFEKRLAEKMAGIHCGDPRDPAVNFGPLVSETHCRKVVSYLEIGKQEGARVLSGGSRITEGPLAKGCYVEPTVFTDCRDDMRIVQEEIFGPVMSILAFDDEEEVIQRANNTEYGLAAGVFTQSLNRAHRVIHQLEAGICWVNSWGESPAPMPVGGYKQSGIGRENGLETLHHYTRTKSVLIEMGDYPSAF; encoded by the coding sequence ATGGCCGATTTACAACGCCGTGGTTTATACATCAACGGACAGGAAGTTGCAGGGACGGGTGACATCTTCACCACCGTCAACCCCGCCAACGGCGAGGTTCTGGCGGAAATCACCGGCGCCAGCCAGCAGGATATCGATGCGGCTGTTGCCTCTGCGCAGGCCGGGCAGCGCATCTGGCGCGGCTATACGCCGGTTGAGCGCAGCCGTGTGCTGTTAAAAGCGGTGGCTATTCTGCGTGAGCGCAATCAGCAGCTGGCCGAGCTGGAAACCGCCGATACCGGCAAACCGATTAGCGAAACGGCGGCGGTGGACATCGTTACCGGTGCCGACGTCCTGGAGTATTACGCCGGTCTGGCGACGGCGGTTGAGGGGCAATCCATCCCCCTGCGCGACAGCGCGCTGGTCTATACCCGCCGCGAACCGCTGGGCGTCTGTGCCGGTATCGGCGCGTGGAACTACCCGATCCAGATCGCCCTGTGGAAAAGCGCCCCGGCGCTGGCCACCGGTAACGCGATGGTGTTCAAGCCAAGCGAAGTGACGCCGCTGAGCGTGCTCGAGCTGGCGCACATCTTCACCGAAGCCGGCCTGCCTGATGGCGTGTTTAACGTGGTGCAGGGTGCCGGTAGCGTGGGTCAGGGGCTGAGCCAGCACCCGCGGATCGCCAAGGTCTCCTTTACCGGTGAAGTGAACACCGGCAAGCGGGTGATGGCTGACGCCGCGCTGGCTAACCTGAAGTCGGTGACCATGGAGCTCGGTGGCAAATCACCGCTGATCGTGTTTGACGATGCCGAACTGGAACGGGCGGTCGACGGCGCGATGATGGCGAACTTCTACAGCAGCGGCCAGGTCTGTACCAACGGCACCCGCGTCTTCGTGCAGCGCTCGCTGCTGCCGGCCTTTGAAAAACGCCTGGCAGAGAAAATGGCTGGCATCCACTGCGGCGACCCGCGCGATCCGGCGGTGAACTTTGGTCCGCTGGTCAGCGAAACCCACTGCCGCAAGGTGGTTTCCTACCTTGAGATCGGCAAACAGGAGGGCGCACGCGTGCTGTCCGGCGGCTCCCGCATCACCGAAGGCCCGCTGGCGAAAGGCTGCTACGTAGAACCGACGGTGTTTACCGACTGCCGTGATGATATGCGCATCGTGCAGGAGGAGATCTTCGGGCCGGTAATGAGCATCCTGGCGTTCGATGACGAAGAAGAAGTCATTCAACGCGCGAACAACACCGAATATGGCCTGGCGGCCGGCGTGTTTACCCAGTCTCTGAACCGTGCGCACCGGGTGATTCATCAGCTTGAAGCCGGTATCTGCTGGGTGAACAGCTGGGGTGAATCGCCGGCGCCGATGCCGGTCGGTGGCTATAAGCAGTCCGGTATTGGCCGTGAAAATGGCCTCGAGACGCTGCACCACTATACGCGAACCAAATCGGTTCTGATCGAGATGGGCGACTATCCATCCGCATTCTGA
- the betA gene encoding choline dehydrogenase, whose product MQTFDYIIIGAGSAGNVLATRLTEDADVSVLLLEAGGKDHRWDFRTQMPAALAYPLQGKRYNWAFETDPEPHMDNRRMECGRGKGLGGSSLINGMCYIRGNAMDYDNWAKKPGLENWSYLNCLPYFRRAEKRDIGANDWHGGEGYLSVTTPKSGNNPLYRAFIDAAKQAGHAETDDLNGYRQDGFGPMDRTVTAKGRRSSTARGYLDVAKQRSNLTIVTQAQTDRILFEGKTATGVCWWRHGKQEQAQAKREVLLCAGAINSPQILQRSGVGPEEWLRELDIDVVHALPGVGRNLQDHLEVYMQYGCKQPVSLYPALQWWNQPAIGAEWLFNGTGVGASNQFEAGGFIRSDDKPDWPDLQYHFLPVAINYNGSSPVKQHGFQAHVGPMRSMSRGRIKLTSKHPYAAPSIFFNYMSEERDWVEFRNAVRLTREIMRQPALAAYCGEELQPGSQVQSDEQIDAFIREHAETAYHPCGSCAMGNDEMSVVDSEGRVHGMQNLRVVDASIMPQIVTGNLNAPTVMIAEKISDAIRGKAPLPLSTADYYQLER is encoded by the coding sequence ATGCAGACATTCGACTATATCATTATTGGTGCCGGCTCCGCAGGGAACGTACTGGCAACGCGGCTGACCGAGGATGCTGACGTATCGGTACTGTTACTGGAAGCCGGCGGTAAAGATCACCGCTGGGACTTCCGTACCCAGATGCCAGCCGCTTTGGCTTACCCGTTGCAGGGTAAACGCTACAACTGGGCCTTTGAAACCGATCCGGAACCACATATGGATAACCGCCGTATGGAGTGCGGCCGCGGTAAAGGGCTCGGCGGTTCGTCGCTGATTAACGGCATGTGCTACATCCGCGGTAACGCGATGGACTACGATAACTGGGCGAAAAAGCCCGGTCTTGAAAACTGGTCCTACCTTAACTGCCTGCCGTACTTCCGCCGCGCCGAGAAGCGCGATATCGGCGCTAACGACTGGCACGGCGGCGAGGGTTACCTCAGCGTAACTACGCCGAAAAGCGGTAACAACCCGCTGTATCGCGCCTTTATCGATGCAGCGAAGCAGGCCGGGCATGCGGAAACCGACGACCTTAACGGCTACCGTCAGGACGGCTTCGGCCCGATGGACCGCACCGTAACGGCAAAAGGCCGACGCTCCAGCACCGCGCGCGGCTACCTCGACGTGGCGAAACAGCGCAGCAACCTGACCATCGTCACCCAGGCGCAGACCGACCGCATCCTGTTCGAAGGTAAAACGGCAACCGGCGTCTGCTGGTGGCGTCACGGCAAACAGGAACAGGCTCAGGCAAAACGTGAAGTGCTGCTGTGCGCCGGGGCGATTAACTCACCGCAGATCCTGCAGCGCTCCGGCGTTGGCCCGGAAGAGTGGCTGCGCGAGCTGGATATTGACGTGGTCCACGCGCTGCCGGGCGTCGGGCGCAACCTGCAGGATCACCTGGAAGTCTATATGCAGTACGGCTGTAAACAGCCGGTCAGCCTCTACCCGGCGCTGCAGTGGTGGAACCAGCCGGCGATCGGCGCCGAGTGGCTGTTCAACGGCACCGGCGTCGGGGCCAGCAACCAGTTTGAAGCCGGTGGTTTTATCCGCAGTGACGATAAGCCGGACTGGCCGGATCTGCAGTACCACTTCCTGCCGGTAGCGATCAACTACAACGGCAGCAGCCCGGTAAAACAGCACGGTTTCCAGGCTCACGTCGGCCCGATGCGCTCGATGAGTCGCGGACGTATCAAGCTGACCTCGAAACATCCCTACGCCGCGCCGTCAATCTTCTTCAACTATATGTCTGAAGAGCGCGACTGGGTGGAGTTCCGTAACGCGGTGCGCCTGACGCGGGAAATTATGCGGCAGCCCGCGCTGGCCGCCTACTGTGGTGAAGAACTGCAGCCGGGCAGCCAGGTGCAGAGCGACGAGCAGATCGACGCCTTTATCCGCGAACATGCGGAAACCGCCTACCATCCGTGCGGCAGCTGCGCGATGGGCAACGACGAGATGTCGGTGGTGGACAGCGAAGGGCGGGTGCACGGCATGCAGAACCTGCGCGTGGTCGATGCGTCGATTATGCCGCAGATCGTCACCGGCAACCTCAACGCGCCTACGGTGATGATTGCCGAGAAGATCTCCGACGCCATTCGCGGCAAAGCGCCGCTGCCGCTCTCCACGGCGGACTACTATCAGCTGGAACGCTAA
- the pdxH gene encoding pyridoxamine 5'-phosphate oxidase: MSDSDHLQQIAHLRREYTRGGLRRNDLPADPLALFEQWFQQAVDAQLPDPSAMSVATVDEQGQPYQRIVLLKHFDQQGMVFYTNLGSRKAQHLEKNPRISLLFPWHMLERQVMVLGSVERLSMLEVVKYFHSRPRDSQLGAWVSKQSSRISARGVLEAKFLEIKQKFQQGEVPLPSFWGGYRIKIDSMEFWQGGSHRLHDRFFYQRSGESWQIDRLAP, encoded by the coding sequence ATGAGTGACAGTGATCATCTGCAACAGATTGCCCATTTACGTCGCGAATACACCCGTGGCGGACTGCGCCGTAACGATCTCCCGGCCGACCCGCTGGCCCTGTTCGAACAGTGGTTTCAGCAGGCGGTAGACGCGCAGCTGCCGGACCCGTCGGCCATGAGTGTGGCGACGGTGGATGAGCAGGGGCAGCCGTATCAGCGCATCGTGCTGCTCAAGCACTTTGACCAGCAGGGCATGGTCTTCTACACCAACCTCGGCAGCCGCAAGGCGCAGCATCTGGAGAAAAATCCCCGCATCAGCCTGCTGTTCCCCTGGCATATGCTGGAGCGTCAGGTGATGGTGCTGGGCAGCGTTGAGCGCCTGTCGATGCTGGAAGTGGTGAAGTACTTCCACAGCCGCCCGCGTGACAGCCAGCTGGGGGCCTGGGTATCGAAGCAGTCGAGCCGCATCTCCGCCCGCGGCGTGCTGGAGGCTAAATTCCTTGAAATTAAGCAAAAATTCCAGCAGGGCGAGGTGCCATTGCCGAGCTTCTGGGGTGGCTACCGCATCAAAATTGACTCGATGGAGTTCTGGCAGGGCGGTTCTCACCGTTTACATGACCGCTTTTTCTACCAGCGCAGTGGCGAGTCGTGGCAAATTGACCGCCTTGCACCCTGA
- the dtpA gene encoding dipeptide/tripeptide permease DtpA, giving the protein MSTANKQPEAPSLNAFKQPKAFYLIFTIELWERFGYYGLQGIMAVYLVKMLGMSEADSVVLFSSFSALVYGMVAIGGWLGDKVLGTKRVIVLGTLVLALGYGLIAWSGHNLALVYFGMATIAVGNGLFKANPSALLSTCYEKDDPRLDGAFTMYYMSINIGSFFSMLATPWLAAKYGWSVAFSLSFVGMLITLLNFMLFRKAVSAYGSKPDFAPLNVGKLIATLAGVVVLIVLASWLLHNQGIARMVLALIAAGIVLVFFKEGLALKGAARRKMIVAFLLMLEAIVFFVLYMQMPTSLNFFAIRNVEHSILGITFQPEQFQALNPFWIMIFSPLLAALYNKMGDRLPMPHKFAVGMVLCSAAFLVLPLGASFASQQGIVSVNWLILSYGLQSIGELMISGLGLAMVAQLVPQRLMGFIMGSWFLTTAGAAMVAGKVASLMAVPEDITDPLLSLHTYGDVFLKIGIVTGAIAVLMLLTAPKLNRMTQGQ; this is encoded by the coding sequence GTGTCAACTGCAAACAAACAACCCGAGGCGCCAAGCCTCAATGCTTTTAAGCAACCGAAAGCGTTTTATCTGATCTTCACCATCGAGCTTTGGGAACGTTTTGGCTACTACGGTCTGCAAGGGATCATGGCGGTCTACCTGGTTAAAATGCTGGGGATGTCCGAAGCCGATTCCGTGGTGCTGTTCTCCTCCTTCAGCGCGCTGGTGTACGGTATGGTCGCCATCGGCGGCTGGCTGGGTGATAAGGTTCTGGGTACCAAGCGTGTGATCGTGCTGGGTACGCTGGTGCTGGCGCTGGGCTACGGCTTAATCGCCTGGTCGGGCCATAATCTGGCGCTGGTCTATTTCGGTATGGCAACCATCGCCGTCGGTAACGGACTGTTTAAAGCCAACCCCTCTGCCCTGCTCTCCACCTGCTATGAGAAAGACGACCCGCGGCTGGATGGTGCGTTCACCATGTACTACATGTCGATCAACATCGGTTCATTTTTCTCAATGCTGGCGACACCGTGGCTGGCGGCGAAATATGGCTGGAGCGTGGCGTTCTCGCTCTCCTTCGTCGGCATGCTGATCACCCTGCTGAACTTTATGCTGTTCCGTAAAGCGGTCAGCGCCTACGGCTCTAAACCCGATTTTGCGCCGCTTAACGTTGGCAAACTGATCGCTACCCTGGCCGGCGTGGTGGTGCTGATCGTGCTGGCCTCCTGGCTGCTGCACAATCAGGGCATCGCCCGCATGGTGCTGGCGCTGATCGCCGCCGGTATCGTGCTGGTGTTCTTCAAAGAGGGCCTGGCGCTGAAGGGCGCGGCGCGGCGTAAGATGATTGTCGCCTTCCTGCTGATGCTGGAAGCGATCGTGTTCTTTGTGCTGTATATGCAGATGCCGACCTCGCTGAACTTCTTCGCCATCCGCAACGTCGAGCACAGCATTCTCGGCATCACCTTCCAGCCGGAGCAGTTCCAGGCGCTTAACCCGTTCTGGATTATGATCTTCAGCCCGCTCCTCGCCGCACTGTACAACAAAATGGGCGACCGCCTGCCGATGCCCCACAAGTTTGCCGTCGGGATGGTGCTGTGTTCGGCCGCCTTCCTGGTGCTGCCGCTGGGGGCCAGCTTCGCCAGCCAGCAGGGCATCGTGTCGGTCAACTGGCTGATCCTCAGCTACGGCCTGCAGAGCATCGGCGAACTGATGATCTCCGGCCTAGGCCTGGCGATGGTAGCGCAGCTGGTGCCACAGCGTCTGATGGGCTTTATCATGGGTTCATGGTTCCTGACCACCGCCGGCGCGGCGATGGTGGCCGGTAAGGTCGCCAGCCTGATGGCGGTGCCGGAAGATATCACCGATCCCCTGCTGTCACTGCACACCTACGGCGACGTGTTCCTGAAGATCGGTATCGTGACCGGCGCGATTGCGGTCCTGATGCTGTTAACCGCTCCTAAGCTGAACCGTATGACCCAGGGTCAGTAA
- a CDS encoding LysR family transcriptional regulator has product MDTRQLQAFITLAGTGSYRSAAEQLCLTQPALTKRIQALELLWGVTLFTRGRHGATLTAAGQQLLEKAQKLVKEGAELQQLAAEVASGKAGQLAIGFGISGIADAPRRVAAFRQHYPQVSVSLEDMSSAEQAIALLNGSLQLGFMRLPVEPPLSGMSLRCETLALAVARPQREAVATALAAGPDYQVLERLPLLALHQERAPGLNQQIARFLALHQLQPQVQQYARDIQTLLALVAGDNGVAILPLSALTVASAEVVMLPLHGPFTRWDTGLVWNPLRPDALRDRFIALVSQPAA; this is encoded by the coding sequence ATGGATACCCGACAGTTACAGGCCTTTATCACCCTTGCCGGTACCGGCAGCTACCGCAGCGCCGCTGAGCAGCTGTGCCTGACCCAGCCCGCGCTAACCAAACGCATCCAGGCGCTGGAGCTGTTATGGGGTGTGACCCTGTTTACCCGTGGTCGCCACGGCGCAACGCTGACCGCTGCGGGGCAGCAGCTGCTGGAAAAAGCGCAGAAGCTGGTAAAAGAGGGGGCGGAACTGCAGCAGCTGGCGGCAGAGGTCGCCAGCGGCAAGGCCGGTCAGCTGGCGATCGGTTTTGGAATATCCGGCATTGCCGATGCGCCGCGCCGGGTAGCGGCGTTTCGCCAGCACTATCCGCAGGTTAGCGTAAGCCTTGAGGATATGTCCTCAGCCGAGCAGGCCATTGCGCTGCTGAACGGATCGCTGCAGCTGGGATTTATGCGCCTGCCGGTGGAGCCGCCGCTGAGCGGTATGTCGCTACGCTGCGAGACGCTGGCGCTGGCCGTTGCACGGCCGCAGCGTGAGGCGGTGGCGACGGCGTTGGCTGCCGGGCCGGACTATCAGGTACTTGAGCGCCTGCCGCTGCTGGCGCTGCATCAGGAACGGGCTCCGGGCCTGAATCAGCAGATCGCCCGTTTTCTGGCGCTGCATCAGCTGCAGCCGCAGGTGCAGCAGTACGCGCGGGATATACAGACGCTGCTGGCGCTGGTGGCCGGCGACAACGGCGTGGCTATCCTGCCGCTAAGTGCGCTCACCGTTGCCTCAGCGGAAGTGGTGATGTTGCCGCTGCATGGCCCCTTCACCCGCTGGGACACCGGTCTGGTGTGGAACCCGCTGCGGCCGGATGCGCTGCGCGATCGCTTTATCGCGCTGGTCAGCCAGCCTGCGGCGTAA
- the tyrS gene encoding tyrosine--tRNA ligase, with protein sequence MASSNLIKQLQERGLVAQVTDEEALAERLAQGPIALYCGFDPTADSLHLGHLVPLLCLKRFQDAGHTPVALVGGATGLIGDPSFKAAERKLNTADTVNEWVEKIRQQVAPFLNFNDQKNSAIAANNYDWFGGMSVLTFLRDIGKHFSVNQMINKEAVKQRLNRDDQGISFTEFSYNLLQGYDFACLNERHNVVLQIGGSDQWGNITSGIDLTRRLHQNQVFGLTVPLITKSDGTKFGKTEGGAVWLDAKKTSPYKFYQFWINTADADVYRFLKFFTFMSIEEINALEEEDKNSGKAPRAQYVLAELVTRLVHGDAGLTAAQRITQSLFAGSVAELNEQDLAQLAQDGMPSVTLEAGQDLQQALVDADLAPSRGQARKLIYAKSVSINGELQTNSEYGFSDADRLFGQYTVLRRGKKNYSLVCWK encoded by the coding sequence ATGGCCAGCAGTAACCTGATCAAACAATTGCAAGAGCGGGGCCTTGTCGCCCAGGTAACGGACGAGGAAGCGTTAGCAGAGCGACTGGCGCAGGGGCCAATTGCTCTCTATTGCGGCTTCGACCCGACCGCCGACAGCTTGCATTTGGGGCATCTGGTGCCTTTGCTTTGCCTGAAGCGCTTCCAGGACGCCGGCCACACGCCGGTGGCGCTGGTTGGCGGAGCCACCGGCCTGATCGGTGACCCGAGCTTCAAAGCCGCTGAGCGTAAGCTGAACACCGCCGATACGGTTAACGAGTGGGTGGAGAAGATTCGCCAGCAGGTTGCACCCTTCCTGAACTTCAACGACCAGAAAAACAGCGCTATCGCGGCCAACAACTATGACTGGTTTGGCGGCATGAGCGTGCTGACCTTCCTGCGCGATATCGGTAAGCACTTCTCTGTTAACCAGATGATTAACAAAGAAGCGGTCAAACAGCGCCTGAACCGTGATGACCAGGGGATCTCGTTTACCGAATTCTCCTACAACCTGCTACAGGGCTATGACTTTGCCTGCCTGAACGAGCGCCATAACGTGGTGCTGCAGATCGGCGGTTCCGACCAGTGGGGTAACATCACCTCCGGTATCGACCTGACCCGTCGCCTGCATCAGAACCAGGTGTTTGGCCTGACCGTTCCGTTGATCACCAAGTCAGACGGCACCAAATTTGGTAAAACCGAAGGCGGCGCGGTATGGCTGGATGCGAAGAAAACCAGCCCGTACAAGTTCTACCAGTTCTGGATCAACACCGCCGACGCTGACGTCTACCGCTTCCTGAAATTCTTCACCTTTATGAGCATTGAAGAGATCAATGCGCTGGAAGAGGAAGACAAAAACAGCGGCAAGGCCCCGCGTGCGCAGTACGTGCTGGCCGAGCTGGTTACCCGTCTGGTGCACGGCGACGCCGGCCTGACCGCCGCACAGCGTATCACCCAGAGCCTGTTTGCCGGCAGCGTGGCGGAACTGAACGAACAGGATCTGGCGCAGCTGGCGCAGGACGGCATGCCGAGCGTGACGCTGGAAGCCGGTCAGGATCTGCAGCAGGCGCTGGTTGACGCCGATCTGGCGCCATCGCGTGGCCAGGCGCGTAAGCTGATCTACGCCAAATCGGTCAGCATCAACGGTGAACTGCAGACCAACAGCGAATACGGTTTCAGCGACGCCGACCGCCTGTTTGGCCAGTACACGGTGCTGCGCCGCGGTAAAAAGAACTACAGCTTAGTCTGCTGGAAATAA
- the pdxY gene encoding pyridoxal kinase PdxY: MKNILSIQSHTVFGHAGNSASEFPMRRMGANVWPLNTVQFSNHTQYGHWTGSVMPASHLTDIARGIGDIDRLKTCNAVLSGYLGSAEQGEAILEIVRMVKAANPDAWYFCDPVMGHPEKGCIVAPGVAEFHANASLPASDIIAPNLLELEMLSGHEVADPEQAVAVCRELIAKGPKVVLVKHLARAGYRSDRFEMLLVTKDEAWHISRPLIDFGVRQPVGVGDLTSGLLLVDLLHGLSLQQALEHVTAAVYEVMLKTHQMGEYELQLVAAQQAIAEPQQHFAAVKL; the protein is encoded by the coding sequence ATGAAAAATATTCTCTCCATCCAGTCCCACACCGTGTTTGGTCACGCGGGCAACAGCGCCTCTGAATTTCCGATGCGCCGCATGGGCGCAAACGTTTGGCCGCTGAACACCGTGCAGTTTTCCAACCACACCCAGTACGGGCACTGGACCGGATCGGTAATGCCGGCCAGCCATCTGACCGATATCGCCCGCGGTATCGGCGACATTGACCGCCTGAAAACCTGCAACGCGGTACTCAGCGGTTACCTCGGCTCGGCCGAACAGGGTGAAGCGATCCTGGAGATCGTCAGGATGGTCAAGGCGGCCAACCCGGATGCATGGTACTTCTGCGATCCGGTTATGGGCCACCCGGAGAAGGGCTGCATCGTGGCGCCGGGGGTGGCGGAGTTTCACGCCAACGCCTCGCTGCCGGCCAGCGACATTATTGCGCCAAACCTGCTGGAGCTGGAGATGCTCAGCGGCCACGAGGTGGCTGACCCGGAACAGGCGGTGGCCGTCTGCCGCGAGCTGATCGCCAAAGGGCCGAAAGTGGTGCTGGTGAAACACCTGGCGCGCGCGGGCTACCGAAGCGATCGCTTTGAGATGCTGCTGGTAACCAAAGATGAAGCCTGGCATATCAGCCGGCCGCTGATCGACTTTGGCGTCCGTCAGCCGGTCGGCGTTGGCGATCTGACCAGCGGCCTGCTGCTGGTGGATCTGCTGCACGGCCTGTCGCTACAGCAGGCGCTGGAGCACGTGACCGCTGCGGTGTATGAAGTGATGCTGAAAACCCATCAGATGGGTGAGTATGAGCTGCAGCTGGTGGCAGCTCAGCAGGCGATTGCCGAGCCGCAGCAGCATTTCGCCGCGGTGAAGCTGTAA
- the betI gene encoding transcriptional regulator BetI, translating into MPKVGMKAIRQAQLITATLTVIDRVGLADASLALIAREAGVSTGIVSHYFGDKSGLLDACMRQILADLYQALERHRQQAEPDAEARIRAIIDGNFDITQITVPVLKTWLVFWADSLHQPELRRLQRVNDRRLHSNLTAQFRRVLPREQARAAGASLAAVIDGVWLRMTLASQPMEQGLQQARLLCYQNLALWLNSAPTH; encoded by the coding sequence ATGCCAAAAGTTGGAATGAAAGCGATTCGTCAGGCGCAGTTGATTACCGCCACCCTGACCGTGATTGACCGGGTTGGGCTGGCGGATGCCAGCCTGGCGCTGATTGCCCGCGAGGCGGGCGTCTCCACCGGGATTGTCAGCCACTATTTTGGCGACAAGAGCGGCCTGCTGGACGCCTGTATGCGCCAGATTCTGGCCGACCTCTACCAGGCGCTGGAGCGCCACCGGCAGCAGGCAGAACCGGACGCCGAGGCGCGCATCAGGGCGATTATCGACGGCAACTTCGATATCACCCAGATCACCGTACCGGTGCTGAAAACCTGGCTGGTATTCTGGGCCGACAGCCTGCACCAGCCCGAACTGCGCCGTTTACAGCGGGTAAACGATCGGCGTCTGCATTCCAACCTGACCGCGCAGTTTCGTCGGGTGCTGCCCAGAGAGCAGGCCCGCGCCGCCGGGGCCAGCCTGGCCGCGGTGATCGACGGCGTCTGGCTGCGCATGACGCTGGCATCTCAGCCGATGGAGCAGGGGCTGCAGCAGGCCCGCCTGCTTTGCTACCAAAATCTTGCGCTGTGGCTGAACAGCGCACCCACCCACTGA
- the gstA gene encoding glutathione transferase GstA, producing MKLFCKPGACSLSPHIILRETGLDFSLVNVDLQTKKTEQGEDYLRINPKGQVPALLLNDGSLLTEGVAIVQYLADLKSDRQLLAPAGSLTRYHTLEWLNYIATELHKGFSPLFRPTTPEEYKTLSRQQLLQKFSYVNNELNEKQWLMGLRFTVADAYLFTVTRWAQAVKLDLSGLDALNAWFERVAARPAVMAALKAEGLN from the coding sequence ATGAAGCTGTTCTGTAAGCCCGGCGCCTGTTCGCTGTCCCCTCATATTATCCTGCGCGAAACCGGCCTCGATTTCTCGCTGGTCAACGTTGATTTGCAGACTAAAAAGACCGAACAGGGTGAAGATTACCTGCGCATCAACCCTAAAGGCCAGGTGCCCGCTCTGCTGCTGAATGATGGTTCTCTGCTGACAGAAGGCGTGGCCATCGTGCAGTATCTGGCCGATCTGAAAAGCGACCGCCAGCTGCTGGCCCCGGCCGGTAGCCTGACGCGTTACCATACGCTGGAGTGGCTGAACTATATCGCCACCGAACTGCATAAAGGGTTCAGCCCGCTGTTCCGCCCAACCACGCCGGAAGAGTATAAAACCCTTAGCCGCCAGCAGTTGCTGCAAAAGTTCAGCTATGTCAATAACGAACTGAATGAGAAACAGTGGCTGATGGGGCTGCGCTTTACCGTCGCCGACGCCTATCTGTTTACCGTCACCCGCTGGGCGCAGGCGGTAAAACTGGATTTGAGCGGTCTGGATGCGTTAAACGCCTGGTTTGAACGGGTGGCGGCGCGCCCGGCGGTGATGGCGGCACTGAAGGCGGAAGGCCTGAACTGA
- a CDS encoding PLP-dependent aminotransferase family protein, whose protein sequence is MHDQQLATRASELKPSAVRELLKHSKLPGVISLGGGIPAPELFDREGLELAVSQVMSGNFNDAFQYGLSEGYSPLRQSVSELCRLRGVNCPAEEIYITSGSQQSLDIVARTLLDPGDVVVVERPTYLAALQVFQLAQANIQSVDTDDDGMLVEQLADLLTTTKVKMVYLVPTFGNPGGKTLSEERRARVVALAKEHGFIIIEDDPYGEINFTETRWKTLYQHAKELGCADQVIYTSTLSKILAPGLRIGWLVMPEWLAGKAIIVKQATDLHSNSMTQIVTAQYLALNRLPQQIALMREFYHKKGEILANALREKLGDHIEFSQPKGGMFLWARFRYEFDTTAWLSKTLANGVVYVPGEAFYNDAPDKRTLRLSYSTVSDADLVTAVERLAKSL, encoded by the coding sequence ATGCACGATCAGCAACTTGCAACCCGCGCCAGCGAACTGAAACCTTCCGCCGTACGTGAACTCCTCAAACACAGCAAACTGCCGGGCGTGATCTCGCTGGGCGGCGGCATTCCGGCACCGGAACTGTTTGACCGTGAAGGGCTGGAGCTGGCGGTCAGCCAGGTGATGAGCGGCAATTTTAACGATGCCTTCCAGTACGGGCTCAGCGAGGGCTATTCGCCGCTGCGCCAGTCGGTCAGCGAGCTGTGCCGCCTGCGCGGCGTAAACTGCCCGGCCGAAGAGATCTACATTACCTCCGGCTCGCAGCAGTCGCTGGATATCGTGGCGCGTACCCTGCTGGATCCGGGTGATGTGGTAGTGGTGGAGCGCCCAACCTATCTCGCCGCGCTGCAGGTGTTTCAGCTGGCGCAGGCCAATATTCAGAGCGTTGATACCGACGATGACGGCATGCTGGTTGAACAGCTGGCCGACCTGCTGACCACCACTAAGGTGAAGATGGTCTATCTGGTGCCTACCTTCGGCAACCCGGGCGGCAAAACCCTGAGCGAAGAGCGCCGCGCCCGCGTAGTGGCGCTGGCCAAAGAGCACGGCTTTATCATTATTGAAGATGACCCGTACGGCGAAATTAACTTCACCGAAACCCGCTGGAAAACCCTCTACCAGCACGCGAAGGAGCTGGGCTGCGCGGACCAGGTGATCTACACCTCTACGCTCTCCAAGATCCTCGCCCCGGGCCTGCGTATCGGCTGGCTGGTGATGCCGGAGTGGCTGGCGGGCAAGGCGATTATCGTCAAGCAGGCTACCGATCTGCACAGCAACTCGATGACGCAGATCGTCACCGCGCAGTACCTGGCGCTGAACCGCCTGCCGCAGCAGATCGCGCTGATGCGCGAGTTCTACCACAAAAAAGGGGAGATTCTGGCTAACGCGCTGCGCGAGAAACTGGGCGACCACATTGAGTTCAGCCAGCCAAAAGGCGGCATGTTCCTGTGGGCGCGCTTCCGTTACGAATTCGACACCACCGCCTGGCTAAGCAAAACGCTGGCCAACGGCGTGGTCTACGTACCGGGCGAGGCCTTCTACAACGACGCCCCGGATAAACGCACCCTGCGTCTCTCCTACTCAACGGTTTCCGACGCTGACCTGGTCACCGCGGTAGAACGCCTGGCTAAATCGCTGTAA